A genomic region of Megasphaera vaginalis (ex Bordigoni et al. 2020) contains the following coding sequences:
- a CDS encoding phage tail tube protein: MARKFATPTNTGSVATAGKDYLIYLNTGETEAAPVWTLLGGQRSGDLTRKADSIDASNKTSGGWKSTLAGLREWSIDLESVVILSDAGAQFLEDAFNEGQLVNVKFEYPDKKYRTGWAAVTDLSLSTKYDDAATIKGTLSGNGALSDLKNAAGA, translated from the coding sequence ATGGCACGTAAATTTGCAACACCTACCAATACCGGCTCGGTCGCTACCGCCGGGAAAGATTATCTGATTTATTTGAATACAGGCGAAACGGAAGCCGCCCCGGTATGGACGCTTCTCGGTGGGCAGCGCAGCGGCGATCTTACCCGTAAGGCCGATTCGATCGACGCCAGCAATAAGACGTCCGGCGGATGGAAATCGACACTGGCCGGACTGCGCGAATGGAGTATTGACCTGGAATCGGTCGTTATCCTCAGCGATGCCGGGGCCCAGTTCCTGGAAGACGCCTTTAATGAGGGGCAGCTGGTTAATGTTAAATTTGAATACCCGGACAAGAAATACCGTACCGGTTGGGCCGCTGTCACGGACCTCAGCCTGTCGACGAAATACGATGACGCGGCCACCATTAAGGGGACGCTGTCCGGCAATGGCGCGCTGTCGGATTTGAAGAACGCAGCCGGCGCATAA
- a CDS encoding HK97 gp10 family phage protein, with protein MDLYIEVHGLEEALSRLDRVSAGAKAQLRQAMQMAVRDIQEEARSKHRFVTRTGEAERSITTAVESGRDTLVGTVGTTRKVTVYLHQGTQGHVIRPKRKLALRWTAGGQFVFAKRAYHPGTRRDPFIFDAARSQERRVVGRFERAIQRVMEEVR; from the coding sequence ATGGATCTCTACATTGAGGTCCACGGGCTGGAAGAAGCCTTGTCCCGGTTAGACCGCGTTTCGGCCGGGGCCAAGGCGCAGCTGCGGCAGGCGATGCAGATGGCCGTGCGGGACATTCAGGAGGAAGCGAGAAGCAAGCACCGATTTGTCACGCGTACCGGTGAGGCGGAACGGTCCATCACTACTGCGGTCGAATCCGGGAGAGATACCCTTGTTGGCACTGTCGGCACGACACGAAAGGTGACGGTCTACCTTCATCAGGGGACTCAGGGGCATGTGATTCGGCCGAAACGAAAGCTGGCGCTGCGCTGGACAGCAGGCGGTCAGTTTGTATTTGCCAAGCGGGCCTATCATCCGGGAACCCGGCGTGATCCTTTTATTTTTGACGCGGCGCGCAGTCAGGAGCGGCGTGTTGTCGGGCGTTTTGAAAGAGCCATACAGCGCGTGATGGAAGAGGTGAGGTAA
- a CDS encoding phage capsid protein, which translates to MAISTFIPTIWEARLLAHLDKALVYGNLCNRDYEGDISQAGDTVKINQIGDIAVRDYKKAEDITLDDVDGTPTTLKIDQQKYFGFKVDDVDAAQANVNLIDGAMQRASYAVRDVVDQYIAAFHKQAGVTDGLGSDTKPLALTTAAQAYEALVDMKGALDDQNVRADGRFVVVPSWFYGLMLKDNRFVAAGTAKTDAVLTNGFIGTAAGFSIYQSNNVPNTAKAKYKILAGTTQAISYASQIAKTEAFRPEKSFCDAVKGLFVYGAQVVQPKALACMTANPTAGA; encoded by the coding sequence ATGGCAATTTCAACGTTTATTCCAACCATTTGGGAAGCGCGCTTACTGGCGCACCTGGACAAGGCGCTTGTCTATGGGAATCTGTGCAATCGGGATTATGAAGGCGATATTTCGCAGGCCGGGGACACGGTAAAGATCAACCAGATCGGCGACATCGCCGTGCGGGATTACAAGAAGGCGGAAGACATTACTCTGGATGATGTGGACGGCACGCCGACGACACTCAAGATCGACCAGCAGAAGTATTTCGGCTTTAAGGTCGATGATGTAGATGCCGCCCAGGCGAACGTCAATCTGATTGATGGAGCGATGCAGCGGGCGTCTTATGCGGTTCGTGACGTCGTAGACCAGTATATCGCGGCGTTCCATAAGCAGGCCGGGGTAACGGATGGCCTCGGCTCAGATACGAAGCCGCTGGCCCTTACCACCGCCGCCCAGGCCTATGAGGCGTTGGTAGATATGAAAGGCGCGCTGGATGACCAGAACGTCCGCGCTGACGGTCGTTTTGTCGTGGTCCCGTCCTGGTTCTACGGGCTGATGCTCAAGGACAATCGCTTTGTTGCGGCCGGCACGGCAAAGACGGACGCGGTGCTGACGAACGGCTTCATCGGTACGGCGGCCGGGTTTAGCATCTACCAGTCTAATAACGTGCCGAACACGGCGAAGGCGAAGTATAAGATTCTGGCCGGTACAACGCAGGCAATTTCCTACGCGTCGCAGATCGCCAAGACGGAAGCCTTCCGGCCGGAAAAATCGTTCTGCGATGCCGTAAAAGGGCTGTTTGTTTACGGCGCCCAGGTCGTGCAGCCGAAAGCGCTGGCGTGCATGACGGCGAACCCGACGGCAGGCGCATAG